GGCCGCCGGGGTGTCGAGCTGAATCAGATAGAGCGGAATCGTCGGCTGGACGGCGCGCTCCGAGAACCGGGTCAGGAAGAGGATCGCCACGGCCACCGGGAAGCCCGGCAGGAGCAGCAGCCGGAACAGTGAGCCGTCCTTCGGGTCGCCCTTCGACGCGGAGCGAGCCGCCGACGGCGCAGCAACGGGTTGCTCGTTGAGCGTCAGGGCGATCAGCGAGATCGGGAGCAGCAGCATGATGCCGGTCACGATGAACGCCGCGCGCAGGCCCAGCCAGTCGGAGATCGGGCCGCCGATCAGCGGGCCGATGGCGGTCGGCGCGATCTGCGCGGCCTGCACCAGCGAGATGGTCTGCGGCATCCGCTCGCGTGGGCTGATCGCGATGGCCAGCGCCATCGACATCGACGTGAAACCCGCGAACATCCCCATGACGACCCGTGCCGCCAACAGCCAGTAGACGTTCGGGACGAAGGCCGTCGCGGTCTGCATCAGCCCGATGCAGATCAGCGCGCGCAGCACCATCGACTTGCGGCCGTACTTGTCGGCCACGGACCCCCAGATCGGCCCCATCAGCGCGGCCAGCAGCGGCGTGATCCCCGAGACCATGCCGGCCCAGAAGGCCGCCTCGTTGACGTCCTCCACGCCAAGCTGGCGGATGTAGAGCGGGATGAACGGGTTGCTCAGCTCGAAGGCGCAGAACGCGACGGCGACTGCCGAGACGATTGCGAGTTGATTGCGCTGCCACGGCTCGAGTGAACCCAGGCGTGGCCGACGCGGTAACCCGACGCCCAAGGGCCAGCTCCCCGCGCTGAAGTGCAGCCGACGCGCCCGGCACGCTGCCGCCGTGGGTAGGATGGTCCGGCGACGGCGTCCGCGTCAACGTCAGGATGCACCGGCCCGGAGCGGTTTGGCCTGGCAGTTGGCGCTGGCTCACTCTGGGCTGGTTCTCGGCCATGCTGGACATGATGGGTACACAGCAACCTTGTCATCCCGACCGTGGCGAGGAACGAGCACACCCCTCCGTCATCCCGACCGCGGCGAGGAACGAGCGGGGTGGAGGGATCTTCTTCGCATAGCCACGAAGGGGAAGATCCCTCGACTTCGTTCGCAAGGCTTGCCCTGAGCTTGCCGAATGGGTCGCTTTGCTCGGGATGACGGGGGAAGCGTCGAGTGACCCGACCCGGTCGTTCACGACTGACAATCCACTAGCCCAGGAACCCAAGCCGTTCGTAGGAGCCGCCCAGGATCTGCTGGGACGGCGTCCTAAACCAGTTCTCCAGCACCGTGGCGTACACCGACCGGAAGTCGACCGTGTGGCGCAGGTCGCCGTCGTCCAGGTCGGTCAGGCTCGGGACCTCGCCGTAGAGCCCGGGCTTGACGGCGTTGCCGATGGCGAACATCGGACCGGCCGCGCCGTGATCGGTGCCACCGCTGCCGTTCTCCTTGACCCGCCGCCCGAACTCGGAGAACCCGAGGACCAGGACGTTGTCGGCCTTGCCCATCTGCTCCAGATCCTTCTGGAAGGCGGCCAGCCCGTTCGAGACCTGGGTCAGCAGGGTTGCGTGGGCCGGCTTCTGGTTGGAGTGCGTGTCGAAGCCGCCGAGCGACACGTAGAAGACGCGAGTCCCGAGATTCGCGGCGATCATCTGGGCAACGTTCTGCAACGCTTTGGCGAACGGATGCTGCGGATACGGCGTGGCCGGCTGATACTTCTCGGTGGACACCCCCAGTTGCTCGACGCCCTTGACCGTCGCGCCGTACCCCTCCGACACCAGCTCCATCGTCGGGAGCTTGCGGCCGGGCTTCGCGTACATCTGCCCGAACGTCTTCAACAGCGGATCCTTGCCCGTCGGCAGCTTGCGGTCGGCCAGGAACTGAAACGTCGTCGCGTCCTGCACGGCGGCGGCGGGTGCGTGAGGCGAGAGCATCGCCTTCGGGATGGCGTTCCCGATGTTGACACACTGGAACGGGCTGTCCCCGACCTTGTAGACCTCCGCCATGAACGCGCCGAGCCAGCCCTGGTCGGCGTTGGCATCGGTGCGGGCGGTGTGCCAGATGTCCATCGAGCGGAAGTGCGACCGCGAGGGGTTGGGGTAGCCAACCCCCTGGATCATCGCGAACTTGCCCTCGTCGTAGAGGCGCTTGAACGCCTT
This genomic stretch from Chloroflexota bacterium harbors:
- a CDS encoding MFS transporter translates to MGVGLPRRPRLGSLEPWQRNQLAIVSAVAVAFCAFELSNPFIPLYIRQLGVEDVNEAAFWAGMVSGITPLLAALMGPIWGSVADKYGRKSMVLRALICIGLMQTATAFVPNVYWLLAARVVMGMFAGFTSMSMALAIAISPRERMPQTISLVQAAQIAPTAIGPLIGGPISDWLGLRAAFIVTGIMLLLPISLIALTLNEQPVAAPSAARSASKGDPKDGSLFRLLLLPGFPVAVAILFLTRFSERAVQPTIPLYLIQLDTPAAQLATIAGVTVAGGAIAATCSSILYGRWARPETTRRLLLIVLSGACVVAAAFVLARGWPEVLGLRIVLGLLAGGTVSLAYTMGARLAPPDRSATTMALLASCGMLGTATAPLISGVIASQIGLWSVFIQTATAYLLAVVLLALPALRETMATRRSRTAEAKSS
- a CDS encoding DUF1501 domain-containing protein translates to MERRSRRNFLKVSGAGALTVGLAAGCAAPATPPTATAAAAPAPAAKPKSKPAERAAQAPRPTAQPTTAPVQAAPPPAPTQAARPVVPPESRVLVMVQLGGGDDGLNLLAPYGNGLYYDLRPKVAIAQSDVLPLNNEFGLHPSVKAFKRLYDEGKFAMIQGVGYPNPSRSHFRSMDIWHTARTDANADQGWLGAFMAEVYKVGDSPFQCVNIGNAIPKAMLSPHAPAAAVQDATTFQFLADRKLPTGKDPLLKTFGQMYAKPGRKLPTMELVSEGYGATVKGVEQLGVSTEKYQPATPYPQHPFAKALQNVAQMIAANLGTRVFYVSLGGFDTHSNQKPAHATLLTQVSNGLAAFQKDLEQMGKADNVLVLGFSEFGRRVKENGSGGTDHGAAGPMFAIGNAVKPGLYGEVPSLTDLDDGDLRHTVDFRSVYATVLENWFRTPSQQILGGSYERLGFLG